In one Candidatus Delongbacteria bacterium genomic region, the following are encoded:
- a CDS encoding DUF2461 domain-containing protein: MSHTSFAGFSRDAITFLGELRLNNEKGWFSANRERCRLVLEEPGQACLESFIAGFGTALKRPQQGKTFRLHRDLRFSKDKTPYNTHLRMAISEAPSGSRDERDCMDRPGWFFSLEPDRLILGCGLHAFSKQGLVAWREALLDPVSGAAFDKLAGKAIQAGLRMHEPELKRVPAGMDPAHPREAQLRCKGMASWQELPLAPELFTPEAIPWCLSRWKAHRPLFDWLQQLEH; this comes from the coding sequence ATGAGTCACACATCATTCGCGGGATTTTCCCGTGACGCCATCACCTTTCTCGGCGAGCTTCGCCTGAACAATGAGAAGGGCTGGTTCTCCGCCAACCGCGAGCGTTGTCGTCTGGTGCTTGAAGAACCCGGTCAGGCCTGCCTGGAGTCCTTCATCGCCGGTTTCGGAACGGCACTGAAGCGGCCCCAGCAAGGAAAGACCTTTCGCCTGCACCGGGACCTGCGCTTCAGCAAGGACAAGACTCCCTACAACACTCATCTGCGCATGGCCATCTCGGAGGCGCCGTCGGGCTCCCGGGATGAACGGGACTGCATGGACCGCCCCGGCTGGTTCTTCTCTCTGGAACCGGACAGATTGATTCTGGGCTGTGGTCTGCACGCATTCAGCAAGCAGGGCCTGGTCGCCTGGCGCGAGGCGCTGCTCGATCCCGTGTCGGGAGCGGCATTCGACAAACTGGCCGGCAAGGCCATCCAGGCGGGCTTGCGCATGCACGAACCCGAATTGAAACGTGTGCCGGCAGGAATGGATCCTGCCCACCCTCGGGAGGCCCAACTGCGCTGCAAGGGCATGGCCTCATGGCAGGAGCTGCCTCTGGCCCCTGAGCTGTTCACTCCGGAGGCGATCCCCTGGTGCCTCAGCCGCTGGAAAGCGCATCGTCCGCTCTTCGATTGGCTCCAGCAACTGGAACACTGA
- a CDS encoding TfoX/Sxy family protein, protein MAFDAVLAKRLEKLLGSHPGMRETRMFGGFGYLYQGNMCVGVWRDCLILRVGLDSAARLLEEPGVRPMDITGKPMKGWVLVEPAGLEDAGDFQRQVSLALDFVRTLPAK, encoded by the coding sequence ATGGCCTTCGACGCTGTGCTGGCAAAACGTCTTGAGAAACTTCTGGGCTCCCATCCCGGCATGCGCGAGACACGCATGTTCGGTGGTTTTGGCTACCTGTACCAAGGCAACATGTGTGTGGGAGTGTGGCGAGACTGCCTGATCCTCAGGGTGGGCCTGGACTCCGCGGCCCGTCTGCTCGAAGAGCCCGGAGTTCGCCCGATGGACATCACGGGCAAGCCCATGAAAGGCTGGGTTCTGGTGGAACCTGCCGGCCTGGAGGATGCGGGCGACTTTCAGCGGCAAGTGAGCCTCGCACTGGACTTCGTGCGCACCTTGCCGGCGAAGTAG
- the gpmA gene encoding 2,3-diphosphoglycerate-dependent phosphoglycerate mutase — protein MYKLVLLRHGQSRWNEENRFTGWKDIRLSEKGVQEALEAARLLKEGGYTFDLAYTSYLSRAIRTLWYVLEELDLMWIPVQNSWRLNERHYGALQGLNKAETVERHGAEQVQIWRRSFDTPPPPMKMDDPHQPRFDRRYSGVDPALLPLSESLKDTIARFMPYWNQEIAPRVREGRRVIIAAHGNSLRALVKYLDNVSDSEITELNIPTGIPLVYELDANLKPIRHYYLGDPEAARKAAEAVAAQTRK, from the coding sequence ATGTACAAGCTCGTACTGCTTCGCCATGGACAGAGTCGCTGGAATGAAGAGAATCGCTTCACGGGCTGGAAGGACATCCGCCTGTCGGAAAAGGGTGTACAGGAAGCCCTGGAGGCCGCGCGCCTGCTCAAGGAAGGCGGCTACACCTTCGATCTGGCGTATACATCCTATCTGAGTCGCGCCATCCGTACCCTGTGGTACGTGCTTGAAGAACTGGACCTGATGTGGATTCCCGTCCAGAACAGCTGGCGCCTGAACGAACGTCACTACGGAGCCCTGCAGGGTCTGAACAAGGCCGAGACCGTGGAGCGACACGGGGCCGAGCAGGTGCAGATCTGGCGCCGCAGTTTTGACACACCGCCGCCGCCGATGAAGATGGACGACCCGCATCAGCCGCGATTCGACCGGCGCTACTCCGGCGTGGACCCCGCATTGTTGCCGCTGAGTGAATCGCTCAAGGACACCATCGCGCGCTTCATGCCCTACTGGAATCAGGAAATCGCCCCCAGGGTGCGCGAAGGGCGCCGGGTGATCATTGCCGCACACGGCAACAGCCTGCGTGCTCTGGTGAAATACCTGGACAACGTGAGCGACTCGGAGATCACCGAGCTGAACATCCCGACCGGCATTCCTCTGGTCTACGAACTGGATGCGAACCTCAAGCCGATCAGGCACTACTATCTGGGCGATCCGGAAGCGGCGCGCAAGGCGGCCGAAGCCGTGGCGGCCCAGACTCGCAAGTAG
- a CDS encoding antibiotic biosynthesis monooxygenase, with protein sequence MALNPGPGFSVLYRWRIHPDKEDQFIDGWSRVSDGLLNARGSLGSRLHRGSDGIWYSYAQWPSSAARAEAFALPAVDPDAVKRMHDAIAESLPEIVLESVSDYMVLPNTPEA encoded by the coding sequence ATGGCGCTGAACCCAGGACCCGGATTCTCGGTGCTGTACCGCTGGCGGATTCATCCCGACAAGGAAGATCAGTTCATCGATGGTTGGTCCCGCGTCTCCGATGGGCTGTTGAATGCGCGGGGGTCTCTGGGATCACGCCTGCATCGAGGCAGCGATGGCATCTGGTACAGTTATGCCCAGTGGCCAAGTTCGGCTGCGCGAGCCGAGGCGTTCGCGCTGCCCGCCGTCGACCCCGATGCCGTGAAACGGATGCACGATGCCATTGCCGAGAGCCTGCCCGAGATCGTGCTTGAGTCCGTATCGGATTACATGGTCCTGCCGAACACACCGGAGGCCTGA
- a CDS encoding DUF58 domain-containing protein, whose protein sequence is MAGLLDAELLGRFRTLDLVARGLVEGFITGLHRSPYHGFSVEFSQHRPYMPGDDTRHIDWKLYGRTGRYHIKQFEEETNLRASVLLDCSASMGYGSGSMTKFRYGTLLASCLMYLMIRQRDAAGLVLFDEKMRQKLPPRSVRSYLNTLLSAMENQQPSEGTRIADTLHIMAESLRRRGLVVLISDLFDDEEQVIHGLRHFRHGGHEVIVFQILDPAELDFGRLGAGRYQDMETRELLSTDPRQVRDAVNREVRAFVSRIKDACHADGIDHVLVDTSRDFDSVLLEYLIKRRRLA, encoded by the coding sequence ATGGCCGGTTTGCTGGACGCCGAACTGCTGGGACGGTTCCGGACTCTGGACCTGGTGGCTCGCGGGCTGGTGGAGGGCTTCATCACGGGCCTGCACCGCTCGCCCTATCATGGTTTCAGCGTGGAATTCTCCCAGCACCGGCCCTACATGCCCGGTGACGACACCCGCCACATCGACTGGAAACTCTACGGTCGCACCGGCCGCTACCACATCAAGCAGTTCGAGGAGGAGACCAACCTGCGGGCCAGCGTGTTGCTGGATTGCAGTGCGTCCATGGGCTACGGCTCGGGAAGCATGACCAAGTTCCGTTACGGCACTCTGCTGGCCTCCTGCCTGATGTACCTGATGATCCGCCAGCGTGATGCGGCCGGCCTGGTGCTCTTTGATGAGAAGATGCGCCAGAAACTGCCACCCCGCAGCGTGCGCAGCTACCTGAACACGCTGCTGTCGGCGATGGAGAACCAGCAACCCTCCGAAGGCACACGCATCGCGGATACTCTGCACATCATGGCCGAATCCCTGCGGCGGCGGGGGCTGGTGGTGCTGATCAGTGACCTCTTCGACGACGAGGAACAGGTGATTCACGGCCTGCGGCATTTTCGCCACGGGGGCCATGAAGTCATCGTGTTCCAGATCCTGGACCCGGCGGAGCTGGACTTCGGCAGGTTGGGTGCGGGCCGCTATCAGGACATGGAAACCCGCGAGCTGCTCTCGACGGATCCGCGCCAGGTGCGCGATGCGGTCAACCGCGAGGTGCGCGCCTTTGTCTCACGCATCAAGGATGCCTGCCACGCCGACGGCATTGACCACGTGCTCGTGGATACCAGCCGCGATTTCGACAGCGTGTTGCTGGAATACCTGATCAAGCGGAGGCGACTGGCCTGA
- a CDS encoding hemerythrin domain-containing protein: protein MSSIRDFMSLHHRDCDGLFTDVENSVAASRWDKATAQWPLFLKELFHHFEMEERVLFPRFEQETGMTDGPTAMMRMEHDQMRSVTESLAAAMSKQDRPAFLGLAESMMVLLQQHNMKEEQILYPMTDRALSDVAEVLDSMKNV, encoded by the coding sequence ATGAGCAGCATTCGGGACTTCATGTCCCTCCATCACCGCGATTGCGATGGATTGTTCACGGACGTGGAAAACTCAGTGGCGGCCTCACGCTGGGACAAGGCAACGGCACAATGGCCCCTGTTTCTCAAGGAACTCTTCCACCATTTCGAAATGGAAGAACGGGTTCTCTTTCCCCGTTTCGAGCAGGAGACGGGCATGACCGATGGCCCCACGGCCATGATGCGCATGGAACATGACCAGATGCGCAGCGTGACGGAAAGTCTGGCCGCCGCCATGAGCAAACAGGACAGGCCCGCCTTTCTGGGGCTGGCCGAGAGCATGATGGTGCTGCTGCAGCAGCACAACATGAAGGAAGAGCAGATTCTGTATCCCATGACCGACCGGGCTCTGTCCGATGTGGCCGAGGTGCTTGACTCGATGAAGAATGTCTGA
- a CDS encoding MOSC domain-containing protein produces the protein MARLESIHIIETHGGQPQRRPSATLESGKGLVGDRNHRDSGVDPEDELTLVETEMVQAVCHESGLAIAPEQTRRNLVTRGVRLNELVGQRFRIGETVLLGMELCEPCRTLGKHLQTKEIPSARIIQLFTHRAGLRARILVGGVIHEGDPLETGEGSPGEVAESTIA, from the coding sequence TTGGCCAGGCTGGAATCGATTCACATCATCGAGACACACGGAGGGCAGCCGCAGCGGCGCCCGTCGGCGACCCTGGAGAGCGGCAAAGGGCTGGTGGGCGACCGCAATCATCGCGACTCGGGCGTGGACCCCGAAGATGAGCTGACCCTGGTGGAAACCGAAATGGTGCAAGCGGTCTGCCATGAAAGCGGGTTGGCCATCGCCCCCGAGCAAACCCGTCGCAATCTTGTCACACGGGGAGTCCGGCTCAACGAGCTGGTCGGACAGCGTTTTCGCATCGGTGAGACGGTCCTGCTGGGAATGGAACTCTGCGAACCCTGCCGCACGCTGGGCAAACACTTGCAAACGAAGGAGATACCTTCTGCCCGGATCATCCAGTTGTTCACTCATCGGGCCGGACTGCGTGCCAGGATTCTGGTGGGCGGGGTGATCCATGAGGGGGACCCGCTGGAGACCGGCGAAGGCTCCCCGGGCGAGGTCGCGGAATCGACCATCGCATGA
- a CDS encoding AI-2E family transporter: MHLNSSPLPRAPWAIVLSLLALTTAMLWRMSLLAGLPLLLGTAWWLGWPWRKEPLVQRLLWLISGLGLLQLSVETWSVLFPFVLSFLVAYLLEPLIARLERKFGRARSAALVLAFFLLATGLTAALLIPVLVEEGSRLLRQIPQITEHLTTWTQSHLPSLLASLGLSDSDVTNFLREKGPLVLGKIFSFLGNGGQNLASWLSSASSTLLGLLLIPFLVYSCSLALHHLRSTFKELLPPAWKPTGSRLAKEIDRILAGYVRGQLMVSTTIATLTWLGLALAGVPYPLLLGMAAGVLNLVPYLGITTVWLITSAVALASMDPFTGLWRVSLVFVVVQSLEGWVVSPRLLGGAMGLGPVQSLFCLLFFGSLFGVGGMLVALPLGAFLLILLRQLHATYLASIQSTHGAQAHTDSTHSQ, encoded by the coding sequence GTGCATCTGAATTCGTCTCCCCTGCCACGCGCCCCCTGGGCGATTGTTCTGAGTCTGCTGGCCCTGACAACCGCCATGCTCTGGCGCATGTCCCTGTTGGCCGGCCTGCCCCTCCTGCTGGGCACCGCCTGGTGGCTGGGCTGGCCCTGGCGCAAGGAGCCACTTGTTCAGCGATTGTTGTGGCTGATCTCGGGCCTGGGACTGCTGCAACTTAGCGTTGAAACGTGGAGCGTACTCTTCCCCTTCGTGCTCTCGTTCCTGGTGGCCTACCTGCTTGAACCCCTGATCGCCCGGCTGGAGCGCAAATTCGGACGGGCCCGGAGCGCGGCCCTCGTGCTGGCCTTCTTTCTGCTGGCCACCGGCCTGACCGCAGCCCTGCTGATTCCCGTACTGGTGGAAGAAGGCAGCCGCCTGCTGAGGCAGATTCCTCAGATCACCGAGCATCTGACCACCTGGACCCAGTCCCACCTGCCCTCGCTGCTGGCCAGTCTGGGTCTGAGCGATTCGGATGTGACCAATTTTCTGCGGGAAAAGGGCCCACTCGTTCTGGGCAAGATTTTCTCATTTCTTGGAAACGGTGGTCAGAATCTGGCGAGCTGGCTCTCAAGTGCCAGCTCCACCCTGCTGGGCCTGCTGCTGATTCCCTTCCTGGTCTACAGTTGCTCGCTGGCCCTGCATCACTTGCGCAGCACCTTCAAGGAACTGCTGCCCCCGGCATGGAAACCGACCGGCTCCCGGCTGGCCAAGGAGATCGACCGGATTCTGGCGGGCTACGTCCGGGGTCAGTTGATGGTGAGCACCACCATCGCGACCCTCACCTGGCTGGGGCTGGCGCTTGCCGGCGTGCCCTATCCACTGCTGCTGGGCATGGCGGCGGGCGTCCTGAATCTGGTGCCGTATCTGGGCATCACCACGGTCTGGCTGATCACCAGCGCGGTGGCGCTTGCATCCATGGACCCTTTCACGGGTCTGTGGCGCGTCTCGCTGGTCTTCGTGGTGGTTCAGTCCCTGGAGGGCTGGGTGGTCAGTCCTCGCCTGCTGGGCGGAGCCATGGGCCTGGGCCCCGTCCAGTCACTGTTCTGCCTGCTGTTCTTCGGCAGTCTGTTCGGAGTCGGCGGAATGCTGGTGGCCCTGCCATTGGGTGCATTCCTGCTGATCCTGCTCAGGCAACTGCACGCCACCTACCTCGCCTCCATCCAGTCGACACATGGCGCTCAGGCCCACACCGACTCCACCCATTCACAGTGA
- a CDS encoding aldehyde dehydrogenase family protein gives MDKDLASIQEARDMLRKAREAADQFKNFSQDQVDRIVQAMAERSLAASKRLAEMAYEETGYGRVEDKTTKNVFASRNLLEHIKSLRTCGVVHHSENGKIIEIAVPMGIVAALVPCTNPTSTAIYKSIISLKSRNAIVMSPHPKALNSILESTRILHDAACSAGAPRNLVQCLTLPTLQGSQELMRHELTSVILATGGGPMVKAAYSAGKPAYGVGPGNVPAYVDRTADVVKAARDIVAGKSFDWGTVCASEQSVVADRPIAGKLLEELRKNGTYVCTREEKSALEAVMVDRHGALNPEIVGQSPEKIAGMAGIKVPRGTRVLLVMLDEVGPKDPLSREKLSPVLGFFIEEGWKKGCERAIQILNYGGVGHTFAIHCKDQDVIMEFGLHKPAFRIIVNSPATHGAIGYTTGLPPAMTLGPGTWGGSITTDNIGPLHLVNIKRVAFETNPLDPADSPSPESRWGYDENFRYRPRDESAATPAPAARSYEKSRMSDADIERIVKEFKTD, from the coding sequence ATGGACAAGGATCTGGCATCAATCCAGGAAGCGCGGGACATGCTGCGCAAGGCACGTGAAGCCGCCGACCAGTTCAAGAATTTCAGCCAGGACCAGGTTGACCGCATCGTCCAGGCCATGGCGGAACGCAGTCTGGCCGCCTCGAAACGCCTGGCCGAAATGGCCTATGAAGAAACCGGCTATGGGCGCGTGGAAGACAAGACCACCAAGAATGTCTTCGCCAGCCGCAATCTGCTGGAACACATCAAGAGTCTGCGCACCTGCGGGGTCGTGCATCACAGCGAGAATGGCAAGATCATCGAGATCGCGGTGCCCATGGGCATCGTGGCGGCGCTGGTTCCCTGTACCAATCCCACCTCCACGGCGATCTACAAGAGCATCATCTCGCTGAAGTCACGCAATGCCATCGTGATGAGTCCGCACCCCAAGGCGCTCAACAGCATTCTCGAGAGCACGCGCATCCTGCATGATGCGGCCTGCAGTGCAGGCGCGCCCCGCAACCTGGTGCAGTGTCTCACGTTGCCCACCCTCCAGGGGTCGCAGGAACTGATGCGACACGAGCTGACCTCGGTGATCCTGGCCACCGGAGGTGGACCGATGGTCAAGGCGGCCTACAGCGCGGGCAAACCCGCCTACGGTGTGGGGCCAGGCAATGTGCCCGCCTATGTGGATCGCACGGCGGACGTGGTGAAGGCTGCCCGTGACATCGTGGCCGGCAAGTCCTTCGACTGGGGTACCGTGTGCGCCTCGGAACAGAGCGTGGTGGCCGATCGACCCATCGCGGGCAAGCTGCTGGAGGAGTTGCGCAAGAACGGAACCTACGTCTGCACGCGGGAGGAAAAGAGCGCGCTGGAAGCCGTGATGGTCGACCGACACGGCGCTCTCAACCCCGAGATCGTCGGTCAGTCACCCGAGAAGATCGCCGGCATGGCGGGCATCAAGGTGCCCCGAGGCACGCGCGTGCTGCTGGTCATGCTGGACGAAGTGGGGCCCAAAGACCCGCTTTCGCGCGAGAAGCTCAGCCCCGTGCTTGGATTCTTCATCGAAGAAGGCTGGAAGAAAGGCTGTGAGCGGGCAATCCAGATCCTGAACTATGGCGGTGTGGGCCATACCTTCGCCATTCACTGCAAGGATCAGGACGTGATCATGGAATTCGGCCTGCACAAGCCGGCCTTCCGGATCATCGTGAACTCCCCGGCCACCCACGGAGCCATCGGTTACACGACCGGCCTGCCCCCCGCCATGACCCTCGGGCCTGGCACCTGGGGCGGCAGCATCACCACCGACAACATCGGTCCGCTGCATCTGGTCAACATCAAGCGGGTGGCCTTCGAGACCAACCCGCTGGACCCCGCCGACTCCCCCAGCCCCGAAAGCCGCTGGGGATACGACGAGAACTTCCGGTACCGCCCCCGGGACGAGTCTGCCGCAACACCGGCTCCGGCCGCGCGGAGTTACGAGAAATCCCGGATGAGTGACGCGGACATCGAACGCATCGTCAAGGAATTCAAGACCGACTGA
- a CDS encoding MoxR family ATPase — MQAVERLQTAFGDLRKEMGRTIIGQGDIVEQLVIAMLCRGHCLLVGVPGLAKTLMISTLSQVLDLRFNRVQFTPDLMPSDITGTEVIEENQSTGQKDFKFFRGPVFANILLADEINRTPPKTQAALLQAMQEHQVTVSGTTYTLDEPFFVLATQNPIEQEGTYPLPEAQLDRFMFMLRLDYPSFEDEVAIVKATTGGSSVDHRPLLDAAQILELQQLVRKTPVADNVIQRAVKLVSMTRPGGELAPDFVSQQVSWGAGPRASQYLVLGAKCRAILHGRPTPDIADLHEVALPVLRHRVLTSFAAEAEGVRSDDVIQRLLEL; from the coding sequence ATGCAGGCCGTCGAACGGCTGCAGACAGCCTTTGGCGACTTGCGCAAGGAAATGGGCCGCACCATCATCGGCCAGGGCGACATCGTGGAGCAATTGGTTATCGCCATGCTCTGCCGTGGCCATTGCCTGCTGGTGGGTGTACCCGGTCTGGCCAAGACCCTGATGATCAGCACACTCTCGCAGGTGCTGGATCTGCGCTTCAACCGGGTGCAGTTCACCCCCGACCTGATGCCCAGCGACATCACGGGCACCGAGGTGATCGAGGAGAACCAGAGCACGGGGCAGAAGGATTTCAAGTTCTTCCGCGGTCCCGTGTTCGCCAACATTCTGCTGGCCGACGAGATCAACCGCACTCCGCCCAAGACCCAGGCGGCCCTGCTGCAGGCGATGCAGGAGCATCAGGTCACGGTTTCGGGCACGACCTACACTCTGGATGAGCCCTTCTTCGTGCTGGCGACCCAGAATCCCATCGAGCAGGAGGGCACCTACCCCCTGCCCGAGGCCCAGCTGGATCGCTTCATGTTCATGCTGCGTCTGGACTATCCCAGCTTCGAGGACGAGGTGGCCATCGTCAAGGCCACCACCGGGGGAAGCTCCGTGGATCACAGACCACTGCTTGACGCGGCCCAGATCCTCGAGCTGCAGCAGCTGGTGCGCAAGACGCCGGTGGCCGACAACGTGATCCAGCGGGCCGTGAAACTTGTCTCGATGACCCGCCCCGGTGGTGAACTTGCTCCCGATTTCGTGTCCCAGCAGGTCAGCTGGGGTGCGGGGCCACGCGCCAGCCAGTATCTGGTGCTGGGCGCCAAGTGCCGGGCGATCCTGCATGGACGCCCCACACCGGACATCGCCGATCTGCACGAAGTGGCTCTGCCCGTGCTGCGACACCGCGTCCTGACCAGCTTTGCCGCCGAAGCGGAGGGAGTGCGCAGCGATGATGTGATCCAAAGGCTGCTGGAGCTCTGA
- a CDS encoding permease, producing MTMPRVDPDLLPPFALPARFFLTAPLFGMLCAGWLLVSGPGIWVSRWHPALLGATHLLVLGFLLMVMVGALAQVVPVIAMRSLPAARTLLPWVHILLCLGTLLLAASLGLPRPLWLPWALASLLPALSVFAGMLLWALLGKSSGEMAASLARLSGLALVVTILLGAWLALGTRWPGRFAIGRWLTDVHASWGLLGAAGLLVIAVGSQVIPMFHVTPAFPKAGLRAMAAWLLAGLLLALLGVSRTGGNHGLWAVTPWVSLAGVVLFAVLVQLLLAKRKRKVPDATVNAWRLAARGLLLGAVILPLSVFTPQWGWPAGSTLAAQFLLLGSLWTIVVGMLLKIVPFLAWLHLQSLAGFQPSALARVPHMQALLAGSWARAQVALHAVAMVTLVICPLWSDLHVFACLLLLGDMALLGGLLGLAVFRAGKARSDVAHALAEARGQASGVFGRTM from the coding sequence GTGACAATGCCCCGCGTGGATCCCGACCTGCTGCCCCCCTTTGCTCTACCGGCCCGGTTCTTTCTGACCGCCCCGCTCTTCGGCATGCTCTGTGCCGGCTGGTTGCTGGTCAGTGGCCCGGGCATCTGGGTCAGTCGCTGGCATCCGGCATTGCTGGGTGCCACCCATCTGCTGGTGCTGGGCTTTCTGCTGATGGTGATGGTCGGGGCACTGGCGCAGGTCGTGCCTGTGATCGCGATGCGCTCCTTGCCCGCGGCCAGAACTCTTCTGCCTTGGGTACACATCCTTCTGTGCCTCGGCACGCTTCTGCTGGCCGCATCTCTGGGGCTTCCCCGTCCCCTGTGGCTTCCCTGGGCCCTGGCCAGCCTGCTCCCGGCCCTGAGTGTGTTCGCGGGAATGCTGCTGTGGGCGCTGCTCGGAAAATCCTCTGGCGAGATGGCGGCATCCCTGGCCCGACTTTCAGGGCTGGCGCTGGTCGTCACGATTCTCCTGGGAGCCTGGCTCGCACTGGGAACGCGCTGGCCGGGACGCTTTGCCATCGGCCGCTGGCTGACCGACGTGCACGCCTCATGGGGCTTGCTGGGAGCCGCGGGCTTGTTGGTCATCGCGGTGGGCAGCCAGGTGATTCCAATGTTCCATGTGACACCCGCCTTCCCCAAGGCAGGACTCCGGGCCATGGCCGCATGGCTTCTGGCGGGTCTGCTGCTGGCTCTTCTGGGCGTGTCACGCACGGGAGGGAACCACGGACTGTGGGCTGTCACACCATGGGTCTCGTTGGCCGGAGTGGTGTTGTTCGCGGTCCTCGTGCAGCTGCTGCTGGCCAAGCGGAAGCGCAAGGTGCCCGACGCCACGGTCAATGCCTGGCGCCTGGCCGCCCGTGGACTGTTGCTGGGTGCGGTGATCCTGCCGCTGAGCGTGTTCACCCCGCAGTGGGGTTGGCCCGCAGGGTCCACTCTGGCGGCTCAATTCCTGTTGCTGGGGTCGCTCTGGACCATCGTGGTGGGCATGCTGCTCAAGATCGTGCCCTTTCTGGCCTGGCTGCATCTGCAGTCATTGGCGGGGTTCCAGCCGAGCGCATTGGCCCGTGTGCCACACATGCAGGCTCTGCTTGCCGGCAGTTGGGCCCGGGCCCAGGTCGCCCTGCACGCTGTTGCCATGGTGACTCTGGTGATCTGTCCCCTCTGGAGCGACCTGCACGTCTTCGCCTGCCTGCTGCTGCTGGGCGACATGGCCCTGCTGGGCGGTCTGCTTGGGCTTGCCGTGTTTCGGGCTGGAAAGGCGCGGAGCGACGTGGCACACGCTCTGGCGGAGGCGCGGGGTCAGGCCTCCGGTGTGTTCGGCAGGACCATGTAA
- a CDS encoding YihA family ribosome biogenesis GTP-binding protein produces MILKIVKSDFQISVADPSKLPEPALPEICFIGRSNVGKSSLINLLLGRKDLAKISGKPGKTRLINYFLVNDIFHLVDLPGYGYAKTPAEMKADWARTIEGYLTSPRRRLVVQLVDVRHGITRLDKESIEWLLYHMLPVVVVLTKSDKLGKESLATEVTRIRKALKPYPVMQVLASSTRTRQGRDELLGFMGHWLANKG; encoded by the coding sequence ATGATCCTCAAGATCGTGAAGAGCGACTTCCAGATCAGCGTGGCCGACCCGAGCAAACTGCCCGAACCGGCCCTGCCCGAGATCTGTTTCATTGGCCGCTCCAACGTGGGCAAATCCAGCCTGATCAATCTCCTGCTGGGGCGCAAGGACCTGGCCAAGATCTCGGGAAAACCGGGCAAGACACGGCTGATCAATTACTTCCTGGTCAACGACATCTTCCACCTGGTGGACCTGCCGGGTTACGGTTATGCCAAGACACCCGCGGAAATGAAAGCCGACTGGGCCCGCACCATCGAAGGCTACCTGACCTCACCACGCCGACGGCTGGTGGTGCAGCTGGTGGATGTGCGCCATGGCATCACGCGGCTGGACAAGGAAAGCATCGAGTGGTTGCTGTACCACATGCTGCCCGTGGTCGTGGTGCTTACCAAAAGCGACAAGCTGGGCAAGGAAAGTCTGGCCACCGAAGTCACACGCATCCGCAAGGCCCTGAAGCCCTATCCGGTGATGCAGGTGCTGGCCTCGTCCACGCGCACGCGCCAGGGACGCGACGAATTGCTGGGCTTCATGGGCCACTGGCTGGCCAACAAGGGTTGA
- a CDS encoding DUF2249 domain-containing protein: MSDPVATVVLDVSSLPAPEPFERIIAALSELSPEGCLRVEHRREPFPLYPFLERAGYSWSVQRASQPMDPAIVLLIWKNPTAGSVRP, encoded by the coding sequence ATGTCTGATCCGGTAGCCACGGTCGTTCTGGACGTGAGTTCACTGCCCGCGCCCGAACCCTTCGAACGGATCATTGCCGCGCTTTCGGAGCTTTCGCCAGAGGGATGCTTGCGGGTGGAGCACCGACGCGAACCGTTTCCGCTCTATCCCTTCCTGGAGCGCGCGGGTTACAGCTGGAGCGTCCAGCGCGCGAGCCAACCGATGGACCCTGCCATCGTCCTGCTGATCTGGAAGAATCCCACCGCTGGAAGTGTCCGCCCGTGA